The following coding sequences lie in one Niabella agricola genomic window:
- a CDS encoding alpha-amylase family glycosyl hydrolase gives MTTETTDWKHTTNIYEVNLRQYTPEGTFNAFAAALPRLKDMGVETLWFMPITPIAKKKMKGTLGSYYACSDYTAINPEFGTLQDFQNLVKQAHEMGFKVIIDWVANHTGWDHVWTRSHPDYYLKDSVTGTFKMASGMDDIIELNYGNPDLRKAMIDAMKFWVQQAGIDGFRCDLASWVELDFWKEARPQLDAVKPLFWLGEYDELENPDYGKVFDASYSWKWMHKTEDFFKKQQPLTELNDLLLQYNAIGDSSMRAWFTSNHDENSWNGTEYEKYGALAIPLAVFSCTWNGIPLMYSGQEIPLKEKRLKFFDRDPIPWPGNNAVQTEGLGLHHFYKTLLNLRSSNPALRGGDPAVTTFKLSTTADDQVLAYLRKNGVHEVLVVLNFSNASNLHFDITDAHLTGSFRDIFSGTARNFSNAKSIEMPPYGFLVYEKH, from the coding sequence ATGACAACGGAAACAACAGACTGGAAACATACGACCAATATATACGAAGTAAACCTGCGGCAGTATACACCGGAGGGCACCTTTAACGCATTTGCGGCGGCCCTGCCCCGGTTGAAGGACATGGGGGTAGAAACCCTTTGGTTCATGCCCATTACACCCATCGCAAAGAAAAAAATGAAGGGCACCCTGGGAAGTTATTATGCCTGTTCAGACTATACGGCGATAAATCCCGAGTTTGGTACGCTGCAGGACTTCCAAAACCTGGTTAAACAGGCACATGAAATGGGTTTTAAGGTCATCATCGACTGGGTAGCTAACCATACCGGATGGGATCATGTATGGACGCGCAGTCATCCGGACTACTATTTAAAAGACAGCGTTACCGGTACCTTTAAGATGGCCAGCGGAATGGATGACATCATTGAGTTAAACTATGGAAACCCAGACTTGCGTAAAGCGATGATCGACGCGATGAAATTCTGGGTACAACAGGCAGGAATCGATGGCTTCCGTTGCGATCTGGCATCCTGGGTAGAACTGGATTTCTGGAAAGAGGCCCGCCCGCAACTGGACGCGGTAAAGCCCTTATTCTGGCTGGGTGAATATGATGAGTTGGAGAACCCGGATTATGGAAAGGTATTTGATGCCAGCTATTCCTGGAAATGGATGCATAAAACCGAAGACTTTTTTAAAAAGCAGCAGCCGTTAACCGAACTAAATGACTTGCTGCTGCAGTATAATGCCATCGGTGATTCCAGCATGCGCGCCTGGTTCACCTCCAACCATGATGAAAATAGCTGGAACGGAACGGAATATGAAAAATATGGAGCGCTGGCCATACCATTGGCGGTATTCAGCTGCACCTGGAACGGTATTCCGCTAATGTACAGTGGCCAGGAAATTCCTTTAAAGGAAAAACGTTTGAAGTTTTTTGACCGGGATCCCATTCCCTGGCCGGGCAATAACGCTGTGCAAACAGAAGGGCTGGGCCTGCATCATTTTTACAAAACCTTGCTGAACCTGCGCTCTTCCAATCCTGCACTAAGGGGCGGAGACCCGGCCGTAACCACTTTTAAGTTAAGCACTACGGCCGATGACCAGGTATTGGCTTATCTGCGTAAGAACGGCGTGCATGAAGTGCTGGTGGTATTGAATTTTTCCAACGCTTCAAACCTGCATTTTGACATAACCGATGCTCATTTAACTGGTTCATTCAGGGATATTTTTTCCGGAACTGCCCGCAATTTTTCGAATGCAAAAAGCATTGAAATGCCGCCCTATGGGTTCCTGGTTTATGAAAAGCATTAG
- a CDS encoding CBS domain-containing protein has product MAKVSNILARKGHDTISIAPSTSVYQALELMAEKNIGALVVRKGENYLGIITERDYSRKVILKGKHSSDTTVEEIMSTDLPRIAPEDSVEHCMELMSDKNIRYLPVFINAQLAGIISISDVVKETILLQKETINHLQDYIHSNG; this is encoded by the coding sequence ATGGCTAAGGTTTCCAATATTCTTGCCCGTAAAGGGCACGATACAATCAGCATTGCGCCGTCTACTTCTGTTTACCAGGCACTGGAATTAATGGCCGAAAAAAATATTGGTGCGCTTGTAGTGCGGAAGGGAGAAAACTACCTGGGCATTATCACCGAGCGCGATTATTCCCGGAAGGTGATCCTGAAAGGGAAACATTCTTCTGATACTACGGTGGAAGAGATCATGTCAACCGATCTGCCACGCATCGCTCCCGAGGATTCGGTGGAACACTGTATGGAGCTGATGAGCGATAAGAATATCCGGTACCTGCCGGTGTTTATCAATGCACAACTAGCCGGTATTATTTCCATCAGCGATGTGGTAAAAGAAACCATTCTTCTGCAAAAGGAAACCATTAATCATTTACAGGATTATATTCATAGCAACGGGTAG
- a CDS encoding LacI family DNA-binding transcriptional regulator produces the protein MKHLSIKDIARLAGVAPSTVSFVVNGKHQEMRISEEMVKHIQAIIKKTGYIPNRAAASLRTGRTHVIGLIVEDIANAFFASLAKSVESVAARVGYRVVYGSTENDDGKGNDLIQLLAKQVDGFLITPSTGMKTGVQALKKTRKPLVLIDRYFPDEDIPFALVDNYGGVSQATEYLIGKNRKHIAFVNVAMDQVQMQERERAYIDVMNSRGLFQKKLLLRLPYYQDKTQYEARIRSFLQKRPEMDAIIFATNYLGMFGIKALKDLDIAIPGQVAVLSFDDTDLFRFSSPAISVISQPVQEIAAQAMRLLLEQMNAGQKKKDSDEGVLVPPELILRNSV, from the coding sequence GTGAAACATTTATCCATTAAAGACATTGCGCGGCTTGCAGGAGTTGCGCCATCTACTGTTTCGTTTGTTGTAAACGGAAAGCACCAGGAGATGCGCATCAGCGAAGAAATGGTCAAACACATCCAGGCCATTATAAAAAAAACCGGTTATATCCCCAACCGCGCCGCTGCAAGCCTTCGCACCGGGAGAACGCATGTTATCGGGCTGATCGTGGAGGATATTGCCAATGCTTTTTTTGCATCCCTTGCCAAGTCGGTTGAGTCGGTGGCTGCCCGGGTGGGATACCGGGTCGTTTACGGAAGCACCGAAAACGACGATGGAAAGGGCAACGATCTGATACAGCTGTTGGCGAAACAGGTAGATGGTTTTTTGATTACGCCTTCTACAGGCATGAAAACCGGCGTTCAGGCCTTAAAAAAGACCCGTAAACCGCTGGTGCTGATCGACCGCTATTTTCCGGATGAGGATATTCCCTTTGCCCTTGTTGATAACTATGGCGGTGTAAGTCAGGCCACGGAGTATCTTATAGGCAAGAACAGGAAGCATATCGCTTTTGTGAATGTGGCCATGGACCAGGTACAAATGCAGGAGCGGGAGCGGGCCTATATTGACGTGATGAACAGCCGCGGGTTATTTCAAAAAAAGCTATTGTTGCGGCTACCGTATTATCAGGATAAAACGCAATATGAAGCAAGAATCCGCAGCTTTCTTCAAAAGCGGCCGGAGATGGATGCCATTATTTTCGCAACCAATTACCTCGGAATGTTCGGGATTAAGGCGCTAAAGGACTTGGACATAGCGATACCCGGCCAGGTGGCAGTACTGAGCTTCGATGACACGGATCTCTTCCGGTTTTCGTCACCTGCCATTTCGGTGATCAGTCAGCCGGTACAGGAAATTGCCGCGCAGGCCATGCGGCTGCTGCTGGAACAAATGAATGCTGGGCAAAAGAAAAAAGATTCCGACGAGGGGGTGTTGGTTCCCCCCGAACTTATCTTAAGAAATTCCGTATAA
- a CDS encoding nucleoside permease has protein sequence MSLKFRLTILSFLQFFIWGAWLITIGAYWFQTKKWSGGEFGAIFSTMGISALFMPTVMGMLADRVINAEKLLGLSHLMGGLVLMLVPLVDSPVTMFPVMLINMIFYMPTISLANSVSYTSLKNAGKDVVKDFPPIRVWGTVGFIAAMWTVSLLQLEKTAGQFYVAAGASFLLALYSFTLPKCPPPLKGQSNREAGARMGKDMFSLFRNRKMALFFIFSMLLGAALQLTNAYGDTFLHDFAKIDLYKDAVAVKYPAIIMSISQISETLFILAIPFFLKKFGIKQVMLISMIAWVLRFGLFAYGNPAEGLWMIILSCIIYGMAFDFFNISGSLFVETQSSPSIRASAQGIFMMMTNGIGAVLGSVISGIVIQKFFTAPGGVMNWHEIWLSFAAYSLVVAILFAALFKHKHNPEVVERVGRH, from the coding sequence ATGAGTTTAAAATTCAGATTGACAATCCTGAGCTTCCTGCAATTTTTTATCTGGGGTGCTTGGCTGATCACCATCGGGGCCTATTGGTTTCAGACAAAAAAGTGGTCGGGCGGCGAATTCGGGGCTATCTTTTCCACCATGGGTATTTCGGCGCTCTTTATGCCTACCGTAATGGGGATGCTTGCAGACCGCGTAATCAATGCCGAAAAATTGCTGGGGCTTTCGCACCTGATGGGCGGACTGGTTCTGATGCTGGTGCCGTTGGTAGACAGCCCGGTAACCATGTTTCCTGTAATGTTGATCAATATGATTTTTTATATGCCTACAATTTCGTTGGCTAACAGCGTGTCTTATACATCTTTAAAAAATGCCGGGAAGGACGTGGTAAAGGACTTTCCACCCATACGGGTATGGGGCACCGTAGGTTTTATAGCTGCTATGTGGACGGTAAGCTTGTTGCAACTGGAGAAAACAGCCGGACAGTTTTATGTGGCCGCGGGAGCATCCTTTTTGCTGGCGCTTTACTCCTTTACATTGCCTAAATGCCCACCGCCTTTGAAAGGACAGTCGAACAGGGAGGCCGGTGCCCGGATGGGAAAGGATATGTTTTCACTGTTTCGTAACCGCAAGATGGCCCTGTTCTTTATTTTTTCAATGTTGCTGGGAGCAGCACTACAGCTGACCAATGCATACGGAGATACCTTTCTACATGATTTTGCAAAAATCGATCTGTACAAAGATGCTGTTGCCGTAAAATATCCGGCTATTATCATGTCGATATCGCAGATCTCCGAAACCCTGTTCATCCTGGCGATTCCTTTTTTTCTGAAGAAATTCGGGATCAAGCAGGTGATGCTGATCAGTATGATTGCCTGGGTGTTACGCTTTGGCCTTTTTGCCTATGGCAACCCAGCGGAAGGGCTTTGGATGATTATTTTGTCTTGTATCATTTATGGTATGGCCTTCGACTTTTTCAATATTTCCGGTTCTTTGTTTGTGGAAACGCAAAGCAGTCCTTCCATCCGGGCAAGCGCCCAGGGCATTTTTATGATGATGACCAATGGAATCGGTGCCGTGCTGGGAAGTGTGATCAGCGGTATTGTAATCCAGAAGTTTTTTACCGCACCGGGCGGAGTAATGAACTGGCATGAGATCTGGCTGAGTTTTGCGGCGTATTCATTGGTGGTGGCCATTTTATTTGCCGCGCTGTTCAAGCATAAACATAACCCAGAGGTGGTAGAAAGGGTTGGCAGACACTAA
- the trxA gene encoding thioredoxin, producing the protein MAKEFNDSNFQTEVLDSDKLTVVDFWAEWCGPCRAIGPVIEELSKEYEGKVNIGKVNVDVNPQVSMNYGITSIPAILFIKNGQVVDKLVGAQPKGNFVKKIESHLN; encoded by the coding sequence ATGGCAAAAGAATTTAATGATTCCAACTTTCAAACAGAGGTTTTGGACTCTGATAAATTAACGGTGGTGGATTTTTGGGCAGAATGGTGTGGTCCCTGCCGTGCGATCGGGCCGGTAATTGAAGAATTATCCAAAGAATATGAAGGGAAGGTAAATATCGGTAAGGTGAATGTGGATGTGAACCCCCAGGTTTCCATGAACTATGGGATTACTTCTATCCCTGCTATCCTGTTTATAAAAAATGGACAGGTAGTGGATAAGCTGGTAGGTGCGCAACCCAAAGGAAACTTTGTAAAGAAGATCGAATCGCACCTGAATTGA
- a CDS encoding 4-hydroxy-3-methylbut-2-enyl diphosphate reductase codes for MKQFDVPVFYRSPLISAIKRKRKERDKLKKDFSPTFLDFGPVQIYLARHFGFCYGVENAIEIAFRTIDENPGKRIFLLSEMIHNPQVNRDLLSRGVHFLQDTHGRQIIAFEELTPEDIVLIPAFGTTLEIEQKLNKIGIHTEKYNTTCPFVEKVWNRSEVIAKKEYSIIIHGKPTHEETRATFSHAAFNAPSVVVKNMAQTIELSKYITGEKPAEDFYTAFNGQYSEGFNISRDLARIGVVNQTTMLASDTQAIADYLKQVMIKKYGLTKENLAERFADTRDTLCYATNDNQTSVSEMLQIPADFAIVVGGYNSSNTSHLVELCEERLPTYFINNAEKILSRNEILHYNFHTKQELLKKEFLPVHAPLKILMTSGASCPDALVEQVIEKLVGFFKENSPLDDMIEHFL; via the coding sequence ATGAAGCAGTTTGATGTACCTGTTTTTTACAGAAGCCCGTTGATTTCCGCAATAAAAAGAAAACGTAAGGAAAGAGACAAGCTCAAAAAAGACTTCTCGCCTACGTTCCTGGACTTTGGGCCGGTGCAGATTTACCTGGCCCGGCATTTTGGGTTTTGCTACGGCGTGGAGAACGCTATTGAAATCGCCTTTAGAACCATCGATGAAAACCCGGGAAAACGGATCTTTTTGCTCAGCGAAATGATCCATAATCCCCAGGTGAATAGGGACCTTCTTTCAAGAGGCGTCCATTTTCTTCAAGACACCCATGGCCGGCAGATCATTGCTTTTGAAGAACTTACCCCAGAGGATATCGTGCTGATTCCTGCTTTTGGCACTACGCTGGAAATCGAGCAAAAATTAAACAAGATCGGCATTCATACCGAAAAATACAATACCACCTGTCCTTTTGTAGAAAAAGTATGGAACCGGAGCGAGGTGATCGCCAAAAAAGAATACTCCATTATCATTCACGGCAAACCTACTCACGAGGAAACCCGGGCAACTTTTTCACATGCGGCATTCAATGCGCCGTCCGTGGTGGTGAAGAATATGGCGCAAACCATCGAGCTATCAAAATATATTACTGGTGAAAAACCCGCGGAAGATTTTTACACGGCGTTCAATGGTCAGTACAGTGAGGGGTTCAACATTAGCAGGGACCTGGCACGCATCGGAGTGGTGAACCAAACCACGATGCTGGCAAGTGACACACAAGCCATTGCAGACTATCTCAAACAAGTGATGATCAAAAAATACGGGCTTACCAAAGAGAATTTGGCCGAGCGGTTTGCTGACACCAGAGACACCCTGTGCTATGCCACCAATGACAATCAGACTTCTGTAAGTGAGATGCTGCAGATTCCGGCCGATTTTGCGATTGTAGTGGGTGGATATAACTCATCCAACACCTCGCACCTGGTAGAGCTTTGCGAAGAGAGGCTCCCTACCTATTTTATAAATAATGCCGAAAAAATACTGAGCCGGAACGAGATTCTCCATTATAACTTTCACACAAAACAGGAACTCCTTAAAAAGGAGTTTCTTCCCGTACATGCTCCCTTAAAGATCCTGATGACCAGCGGGGCCTCCTGCCCGGATGCGTTGGTAGAGCAGGTTATCGAAAAACTGGTCGGCTTTTTCAAAGAAAACAGTCCATTGGATGACATGATTGAACATTTTTTGTAA
- the mqnE gene encoding aminofutalosine synthase MqnE gives MAAVLETSILTEDTDLKNIAQKVYDNQRITDAEALLLFEKGSLGFVGSLANFVRERLHGDITYFNRNFHIEPTNACIYTCNFCSYSRLYAHRDEAWELGLEQMLDIVKKYDNEPVTEVHIVGGVHPKMNLEFFAELLRKIKAHRPDLHIKGFTAVELDYMFRKAKKTVKEGLEYLKEAGLESLPGGGAEIFAPEIRAQICPDKVDADGWLNIHGTAHELGMHTNATMLYGHIESFEDRVDHMRRLRELQDRTRGFNTFIPLKFRNKDNDMSHVSESTLVEDMRLYAIARIYLDNFPHLKAYWPMLGRQNAQLALSFGVNDLDGTIDDTTKIYSMAGAEEQTPSMSTQDLVVLIQQAHRKPVERGTLYNVIKDYSAEVLV, from the coding sequence ATGGCAGCAGTGTTAGAGACATCTATTTTAACGGAAGATACCGATCTGAAAAACATCGCTCAAAAAGTTTACGATAATCAACGCATTACGGATGCAGAAGCCCTGCTCCTTTTTGAAAAAGGCAGCCTGGGTTTTGTGGGGTCGCTGGCCAATTTCGTACGTGAGCGGTTACATGGGGACATTACTTATTTTAACCGGAATTTCCATATTGAGCCCACCAATGCCTGTATTTATACCTGCAACTTTTGCAGCTATAGCCGTTTATACGCCCACCGCGACGAGGCCTGGGAACTGGGGCTGGAGCAGATGCTGGATATTGTAAAAAAATACGACAATGAACCGGTAACGGAGGTACATATTGTAGGAGGCGTGCACCCCAAAATGAACCTGGAATTTTTTGCCGAGTTGCTCCGGAAAATCAAGGCTCACCGGCCCGATCTTCATATAAAAGGGTTTACCGCCGTAGAGCTGGATTATATGTTCCGCAAGGCCAAAAAAACCGTAAAAGAAGGACTGGAATATCTCAAAGAAGCCGGATTGGAAAGTCTTCCCGGTGGTGGTGCCGAGATCTTTGCCCCGGAAATACGCGCGCAGATCTGCCCGGACAAGGTGGATGCCGACGGCTGGTTAAACATCCATGGTACCGCCCATGAGCTGGGGATGCATACCAATGCCACCATGCTTTACGGGCATATTGAAAGCTTTGAAGACCGGGTAGACCATATGCGCCGGCTTCGCGAACTACAGGACCGTACCCGGGGCTTTAATACGTTTATCCCGTTAAAATTCCGTAACAAAGACAATGATATGAGCCATGTATCCGAATCTACGCTTGTGGAAGACATGCGGCTTTATGCCATTGCGCGTATTTACCTGGATAATTTTCCGCACCTGAAGGCCTACTGGCCCATGCTGGGAAGGCAAAACGCCCAACTGGCACTTTCCTTTGGCGTAAATGATCTTGACGGAACCATTGATGATACGACGAAGATCTACTCCATGGCCGGCGCCGAGGAACAGACACCCTCGATGTCTACGCAGGATCTGGTAGTACTGATTCAGCAGGCGCACCGCAAACCGGTGGAAAGAGGCACCCTCTATAATGTGATTAAAGATTACAGCGCAGAGGTGCTCGTTTGA